Part of the Syntrophorhabdales bacterium genome, GAGGTGCTGGGCATCAACACCCGGAAGGAACTGCTGAACGCCAACCAGATCATGCGGGAAAGAATCCTTGCACAGCACATGGACAACGGCGTGACCCTGGCCGGGGAAGGCATCTACATAGAATCTGACGTGCGTATAGGCCAGGACACGGTGATTTTTCCCTTTTGTTTCCTGCGCGGCAAGACGATAGTCGGTGAAGGCGTGACAATCGGTCCCCATGTGGTCATCAACAACTCGGTTATCGGAGATGGTGTCACGGTCGAGCCCTTCTGTTCCCTCGACGGTCTCACTGCCGAGGCAGCAGTCGCCATCGGTCCTTTCGCCCGCATCAGGCCCACGACCGTGCTCAAAGAGCGGGTCAAAATAGGCAATTTCGTGGAAGTGAAAAACTCCGTCATTCAACCGAAAAGCAAAGCCAACCACCTCTCGTACATCGGTGATGCCGACATCGGCACAGACGTTAACGTAGGGGCAGGCACTATCACGTGTAATTACGATGGCCGGAAAAAATACAGAACAACGATCGAAGACGGTGTCTTTGTGGGAAGCAACACGGAGCTGGTCGCGCCGGTAAAGATCGGCAAAGATGCAACTATCGGCGCGGGATCAACCATCACACGTGACGTGCCTGAGGGCGCTCTGGCTGTAACCAGAGTAAAACAGAAGCATATAGAAGGCTACGCGAGGAGGAAAAAATAATGTGCGGCATAGTCGGTTACGTGGGACATGACCGGGCGTACCCGATCCTGATAGACGCCCTGAAGAAGCTGGAATACAGAGGATACGATTCTGCAGGCATTGCCATCTGGCACGACGACAAGATCGAGGTTGCGCGCAAGAAGGGCAAGGTGGATGAACTGCGCGAGATCTGCGCATCAGGTTTCGAAGGCAGTATGGGTCTCGCTCACACGCGCTGGGCAACCCACGGCACGCCGTCCGAGAGAAATGCTCATCCCCATCGCGCAGGAGATGTGGTGGTCGTCCACAACGGCATCGTGGAAAATTACATAGAGCTGAAGGAAGAGCTGCGCAGGGAGGGTCACAAGTTTCTTTCAGACACAGACACCGAAGTGATCCCGCATCTCATAGCCAGCCGCCTCGACAAAGGTGCTGATTTCGTGGAGGCAGTGCGTTCGTCCGTGGCAGGTATGGCGGGATCGTACGCGCTCGGCATCATGCGGGAAAGAGACAGGATGCTGATCGCTGCCAAGAAAGAAAGTCCTCTTGTCCTCGGTGTCGGGGACGGTGAATTCTTCATTGCCAGTGATGCGCCTGCGCTGATCGGGAAAACAAATCGCTTCATTTTTCTTGAGGATAATGACATTGCGGTCATGCAGGACGGGAATTTACGTCTCATGGACGTGGAAGGCAAAGAAGTCGACAGAAAGATCCACGTTATCCATTGGTCCGGCGCCATGGCGGAAAAAGGCGGCTACAAGCATTTCATGCTGAAGGAAATTTTCGAGCAGCCCAGGGCCATCTCGGACACACTGATCGGGCGAGTCAAGGAAGAGCAGGGAGAAGTTGAATTTGAAGAGCTGAAGCTCCCGAACCTCAAGCGCGTAAAACATATCTGGATGGTGGCGTGCGGCACATCCTATCACGCGTGCCTCATCGGGAAGCAGATGCTTGAAACCAATCTGCGCATACCCGTGGAGGTAGACATTGCCTCGGAGTTCAGGTATCGGGACCCCATCATGGGGCACGATGAAATGCTGATTCTGGTTTCGCAGTCGGGCGAGACCGCCGATACGATCGCCGC contains:
- the glmS gene encoding glutamine--fructose-6-phosphate transaminase (isomerizing); protein product: MCGIVGYVGHDRAYPILIDALKKLEYRGYDSAGIAIWHDDKIEVARKKGKVDELREICASGFEGSMGLAHTRWATHGTPSERNAHPHRAGDVVVVHNGIVENYIELKEELRREGHKFLSDTDTEVIPHLIASRLDKGADFVEAVRSSVAGMAGSYALGIMRERDRMLIAAKKESPLVLGVGDGEFFIASDAPALIGKTNRFIFLEDNDIAVMQDGNLRLMDVEGKEVDRKIHVIHWSGAMAEKGGYKHFMLKEIFEQPRAISDTLIGRVKEEQGEVEFEELKLPNLKRVKHIWMVACGTSYHACLIGKQMLETNLRIPVEVDIASEFRYRDPIMGHDEMLILVSQSGETADTIAAMKEGKRRGAYVLSVCNVLGSTLARDADGVIFTHAGPEIGVASTKAFTTQVSALYLLMLHMGRKLGIMDNDVVRERIADIKKIPHKLQLLLDGAGQIEELARKYMGFKNFLYLGRGINFPVALEGALKLKEISYIHAEAYAAGEMKHGPIALIDEDMPVVVVSPCDSTYKKSCSNIEEVVARRGNILLFTDSDIHEMAPKANVIFQVPAVPYDLQPIMSIVPLQLFAYHIANLLGTDVDQPRNLAKSVTVE
- the glmU gene encoding bifunctional UDP-N-acetylglucosamine diphosphorylase/glucosamine-1-phosphate N-acetyltransferase GlmU — protein: MPQPTIVILAAGKGKRMRSRKPKVLHEIMGRPMIECVVEAARQLSPSKIVVVTGHERELVEERLKNGELFFAAQEEQKGTAHALLVAEPMLDATDILILYGDVPLIKPETLQAFIQFFRSSQGVAFMTTEVDDPAGYGRVITDGDVIRDIVEDADADASQKKIREINTGICMLKKEMLPLVREIKNDNAKNEYYLTDICKVARTRGITVRGYHYNDPQEVLGINTRKELLNANQIMRERILAQHMDNGVTLAGEGIYIESDVRIGQDTVIFPFCFLRGKTIVGEGVTIGPHVVINNSVIGDGVTVEPFCSLDGLTAEAAVAIGPFARIRPTTVLKERVKIGNFVEVKNSVIQPKSKANHLSYIGDADIGTDVNVGAGTITCNYDGRKKYRTTIEDGVFVGSNTELVAPVKIGKDATIGAGSTITRDVPEGALAVTRVKQKHIEGYARRKK